One Spiroplasma endosymbiont of Dioctria linearis DNA segment encodes these proteins:
- the mnmG gene encoding tRNA uridine-5-carboxymethylaminomethyl(34) synthesis enzyme MnmG yields MHMQAEIVVVGAGHAGVEAALASARMGKKTILVNLYKDKIATMPCNPSIGGPAKGIVVREIDSLGGEMGKAADATALQIKLLNSSRGPGIWALRAQSDKIEYSKYMENVVSNQKNLELVVGVVKDISLDSNNDVKSVILEDKTEINCNAVILTTGTYLSSLIYRGEEKYEGGPNDEITTKSLSQTLVKLGLRTFRFKTGTPPRVKMNSINLEEALIEPGTNEDLAFSFSTKKFLPFEKQEVCYLIHSTSKTKKIIEDNLHRSAMYSGEIESIGPRYCPSFEDKIVRFSSKETHQIFLEPESKSLDTFYVQGFSTSMPIEIQDKMLRSLPGFENVVVDKWAYAIEYDCIDPQQLKLSLELKLIGNLFLAGQINGTSGYEEAAGQGLIAGINAVRKIDNLEPLILKRNESYIGVMIDDLINKGVIEPYRLLTSRAENRLTLRNDNSEMRLKKYGYEVGLVSEKEWKLHQKFEKEIFEKMELLKEVRFSPKTQLAMELKEAGQAVLTQGFSAYEILKQPKVDINIFKKYIKELNELSKQQLQTLLILIRFEGYIKKENETIEKFVKLENKKIPKDVDYSKVENIALEARQKLEKVKPTSIGQASRITGVNPADIQMLLFHLKRKYNEV; encoded by the coding sequence GTGCACATGCAAGCTGAAATAGTTGTAGTTGGTGCAGGCCATGCTGGTGTAGAAGCAGCATTAGCTTCTGCAAGAATGGGAAAAAAAACAATTTTAGTTAACTTATATAAAGATAAAATTGCAACAATGCCATGTAATCCATCAATTGGTGGCCCAGCAAAAGGAATTGTTGTAAGAGAAATTGATTCACTTGGTGGAGAAATGGGTAAAGCTGCGGATGCTACTGCATTGCAAATTAAACTATTAAATTCTTCTCGAGGGCCTGGTATTTGAGCATTACGTGCTCAATCAGACAAAATTGAATACTCAAAGTATATGGAAAATGTTGTTAGTAATCAAAAAAATTTAGAATTAGTTGTTGGAGTAGTTAAAGATATATCTTTAGATTCAAATAATGATGTTAAGTCAGTTATACTAGAAGATAAAACTGAAATTAATTGTAATGCAGTAATATTAACTACTGGAACTTATCTTTCTTCTTTAATATATCGTGGTGAAGAAAAATATGAAGGTGGTCCAAATGATGAAATTACAACGAAATCATTAAGTCAAACATTAGTTAAACTTGGGCTTAGAACTTTTAGATTTAAAACTGGAACACCTCCAAGGGTTAAAATGAACTCTATAAATTTGGAAGAGGCATTAATTGAACCTGGTACAAATGAAGATTTAGCTTTTTCTTTTTCTACAAAGAAATTTTTACCATTTGAAAAACAAGAAGTTTGTTATTTAATTCATTCAACTTCAAAAACTAAAAAAATTATTGAAGATAATTTACATAGGTCAGCAATGTATTCTGGAGAAATTGAGTCTATAGGACCAAGATATTGTCCAAGTTTTGAAGATAAAATTGTAAGGTTTAGTTCAAAAGAAACTCATCAAATTTTTTTAGAGCCAGAATCAAAATCTTTGGATACTTTTTATGTTCAGGGATTTTCAACTTCTATGCCAATTGAAATACAAGATAAGATGCTTAGAAGTTTACCAGGTTTTGAAAATGTTGTAGTAGATAAATGAGCTTATGCAATTGAGTACGATTGTATTGATCCTCAACAACTAAAATTATCTTTAGAATTAAAATTAATAGGTAATTTATTTTTAGCAGGTCAGATTAATGGAACAAGTGGTTATGAAGAGGCAGCAGGTCAGGGCTTAATTGCAGGAATAAATGCAGTAAGAAAAATTGATAATTTAGAACCTCTAATTTTAAAAAGAAATGAATCTTATATAGGAGTTATGATTGACGATTTAATTAATAAGGGAGTAATTGAACCGTATAGATTACTTACAAGTAGAGCAGAAAATAGATTAACTTTACGAAATGATAACTCTGAAATGAGATTAAAAAAATATGGTTATGAAGTAGGTTTAGTTTCAGAAAAAGAGTGAAAATTACATCAAAAATTTGAAAAAGAAATTTTTGAAAAAATGGAGTTATTAAAAGAAGTAAGGTTTAGTCCTAAAACACAATTAGCTATGGAATTAAAAGAAGCTGGTCAAGCTGTTTTAACTCAGGGATTTAGTGCTTATGAAATTTTAAAACAACCTAAAGTAGATATAAATATTTTTAAAAAATATATTAAAGAATTAAATGAACTTTCGAAACAACAGCTTCAAACTTTATTAATACTAATAAGATTTGAAGGTTATATCAAAAAGGAAAATGAGACAATTGAAAAATTTGTAAAGCTTGAGAATAAAAAAATACCTAAGGATGTTGATTATTCAAAAGTTGAAAATATTGCTTTAGAGGCAAGGCAGAAGTTGGAAAAGGTTAAACCTACTTCAATTGGTCAAGCTTCAAGAATAACAGGAGTAAATCCTGCAGATATTCAAATGTTACTATTTCACTTAAAAAGGAAATATAATGAGGTATAA
- the metG gene encoding methionine--tRNA ligase — MKKYFFVTTPIYYPSGTLHIGHAYTTTLADVISRYKKENGFEVFFLTGSDEHGQKIEEKAKENNLKPKQYVDKIVQGFLNLWKLLNIDYNRFIRTTDEDHVAAVKEIFSELLEKKLIYPSTYKGKYCISCEEFLTKEQMDESYIHFICGKKAEDFEEETYMLKVSSFKKYLQELFTTDFLEPESRKKEMLNNFINNDLEDLSVTRVSFNWGIQIKENPKHVIYVWLDALSNYITALGYKSKNDQLLKKFWSNDTEILQIIGKEITRFHSIYWPVILNSLGLKTPDKLLSHGWILSGDKKMSKSIGNVLDPIEIINKYSSDALRFYMINNLPTDRDGSFTNELFIESFNNNLANNIGNLISRVSNMIIKYFDGLLPNKNVLNHWLVKKGFETIENYKEQMDKYNMSQATQIVLKLAQECNKFIEDAKPWTLEKENKTEELLEVLSVLQKNIVIISYLLKTVLVNSYPDMINQMGLDSKQINFNNLKEDFKFKKIVDKLVLFERIK; from the coding sequence ATGAAAAAATATTTTTTTGTAACAACTCCTATATATTATCCAAGTGGAACCTTGCATATTGGTCATGCTTATACGACAACCTTAGCAGATGTTATTTCAAGATATAAAAAGGAAAACGGATTTGAAGTTTTCTTTTTAACTGGTTCTGATGAACATGGTCAGAAAATTGAAGAAAAGGCAAAGGAAAATAATTTAAAGCCAAAGCAATATGTTGATAAAATAGTTCAAGGTTTTTTAAATTTATGAAAGCTATTAAATATTGATTATAATCGCTTTATTAGAACTACTGATGAAGATCATGTGGCAGCTGTTAAAGAAATTTTTAGTGAACTATTAGAAAAAAAATTAATATATCCATCAACTTATAAGGGAAAATATTGTATTAGTTGTGAAGAATTTTTAACAAAAGAACAAATGGATGAGTCATATATTCATTTTATTTGTGGCAAAAAGGCTGAAGATTTTGAAGAAGAAACATATATGTTAAAAGTCTCAAGTTTTAAGAAGTATTTACAAGAGTTATTTACTACAGATTTCTTAGAGCCAGAATCAAGAAAAAAAGAGATGCTAAATAATTTTATTAATAATGATTTAGAAGATTTATCAGTTACAAGAGTAAGTTTTAATTGGGGAATTCAAATAAAAGAAAATCCAAAACACGTAATATATGTATGATTGGATGCACTTTCAAATTATATTACTGCGTTAGGTTATAAATCAAAAAATGATCAACTATTAAAAAAATTCTGATCAAATGATACTGAAATTTTACAAATTATTGGAAAAGAAATTACAAGATTTCATTCAATTTATTGACCAGTAATATTAAACTCACTTGGTTTAAAAACTCCTGATAAATTACTATCTCATGGTTGAATATTAAGTGGTGATAAGAAAATGTCAAAATCAATTGGTAATGTTTTAGACCCAATTGAAATAATTAATAAATATTCAAGTGATGCATTACGATTCTATATGATAAATAATTTACCTACAGATAGAGACGGAAGTTTTACAAATGAATTATTTATAGAATCATTTAATAATAATCTTGCAAACAATATTGGAAATTTAATTTCAAGAGTATCTAATATGATAATTAAATATTTTGATGGTTTACTTCCAAATAAAAATGTTTTAAATCATTGATTGGTTAAAAAGGGTTTTGAAACAATCGAAAATTATAAAGAACAAATGGATAAATATAATATGTCACAAGCAACTCAGATTGTTTTAAAGTTAGCACAAGAATGTAATAAATTTATTGAAGATGCAAAACCTTGAACTTTAGAAAAAGAAAATAAGACTGAGGAGTTACTAGAGGTATTATCTGTTTTACAAAAAAATATAGTTATAATTTCTTATTTATTGAAAACAGTTTTAGTTAATTCATATCCTGATATGATAAATCAAATGGGATTAGATTCAAAACAAATTAATTTTAATAATTTAAAAGAGGATTTTAAATTTAAAAAAATAGTTGATAAATTAGTCTTATTTGAAAGAATAAAATAA
- a CDS encoding phosphoribosyltransferase family protein, protein MDNQKLVTLITEEEIKAAIAKAGTDLGKTYENQQLVIVADLSSSFIFIADLIRELPIDVTIQFVTTPKENEDLLIDLGLKHTLTDKNVLIVNDVLNKGNRLEKLHNLVEREKPANIQILNLIEKNIKDRKMELESASLFKLEDVFVVGYGLTYKESYRGLKGIYSLSIEE, encoded by the coding sequence ATGGATAATCAAAAATTAGTAACTTTAATAACAGAAGAAGAAATTAAAGCAGCAATTGCAAAGGCAGGAACAGATTTAGGTAAAACTTATGAAAATCAGCAATTAGTTATTGTAGCTGATTTATCTAGTTCATTTATTTTTATAGCTGATTTAATTAGAGAGTTACCAATTGATGTCACAATTCAGTTTGTAACAACACCAAAAGAAAATGAAGACTTATTAATAGACCTAGGTTTAAAACATACTTTAACAGATAAAAATGTATTAATTGTAAATGATGTTTTAAATAAAGGTAATAGGCTTGAAAAATTACATAATCTTGTTGAAAGGGAAAAGCCTGCAAATATTCAAATTTTAAACTTAATTGAAAAAAATATTAAAGATAGAAAAATGGAATTAGAAAGTGCATCACTATTTAAATTAGAAGATGTATTTGTTGTTGGTTATGGATTAACTTATAAAGAAAGTTATAGAGGACTAAAGGGAATATATAGTCTTTCAATAGAAGAATAG